In Pyrus communis chromosome 1, drPyrComm1.1, whole genome shotgun sequence, the following are encoded in one genomic region:
- the LOC137735221 gene encoding uncharacterized protein produces MEDYPEEMRSPPVSLVSVVGCPELHTSISAHLHSLSPPINTLALPDLSKASLILPPKPNPTSTPASDSSAPPPAGIIKRDWLLKHRTKIPAVVAALLSSDRVTGDPAQWLQLCSDLDGLKALLRGRNIKLVVVVVYSNPSDEISEDQMVAVRKRAEVDAKYLLTFYRNPDGGSDGSQFKESLHRLGSVFAELAGLYYRDEGRRVRARIERKSSNPADLNIRYSFKVAVYAEFRRDWVEALRFYEDAYHTLRELIAGASSSVSAIQRLVEIKTIAEQLHFKISTLLLHGGKIVEAVVWFRQHNASYRKLIGAPEAIFLHWEWMGRQFLVFAELLETSSTAIQSISPLPVGTADRPLTEWELQPAHYCQLAAHYLKEKRSSLEFAVSMSEGDIDCSAESVVPSSYLGQFARLIEQGDTFVMQPLTDEEYMRYAISEGKRFQDSFEIIALLKKSCESYNNRKVRRMGSFCGFQMAREYYALGDFSNAKQLFDDIASLYRQEGWVILLWEVLGYLRECSKTESKVKDFMEYSLEMAALPISADTGIQSFRFEESGPAGPATLQQRETIHKEVFGLVSGELRLASTENGNDLKVSGESPLHLEVDLVSPLRLVLLASVAFHEQIIKPGSSTLVTLSLLSQLPLNFEIDQLEVQFNQSDCNFIIMNGKRPHVVDVSDGQPGRRVETAPSLALSTNKWLRLTYNIKSDQSGKLECISVIAKIGPHFTICCRAESPASMDELPLWKFEDRVVTYPTKDPALAFSGQKATQVEESDPEVDLSLGSAGPALTGESFIVPVTVTSKGHDVNSGELKINLVDVRGGGLFSPRDTDLSTDSHHVELLGIAGPDGGDESQLNTDEIKKIQQSFGLVSVPALKSGDSWSCKLEIKWHRPKPIMLYVSLGYSPDNNENTQKVNVHKSLQIEGKNAITISHRFMLPFRRYPLLLSRIKPGPDSDLSASMPLNETSVLVVSAKNCSDVPLQLLSLSLEADDNDGTERSCSVKHGGQDLLDPALLVPGEEFKKVYTVTSEMNSSKLRLGNVCLRWRRDSGTAVEHGSTASVLTTHRLPDVNLELSPLVVSLECPPYAILGDPFTYFVKIQNQTELLQEAKISLADAQSFVLAGSHNDSIFILPKSEHIVRYKLVPLASGAQQLPRFTLTSVRYSTGFQPSIAASTIFVFPSKPHFKMAAVGDDRMESVVAE; encoded by the exons ATGGAAGACTACCCAGAAGAAATGAGGAGTCCGCCGGTGAGCCTGGTGTCAGTGGTGGGATGCCCGGAGCTCCACACCTCAATCTCCGCCCACCTCCACTCTCTCTCCCCACCAATCAACACCCTCGCCTTGCCCGACCTCTCCAAGGCCTCACTCATCCTACCCCCAAAGCCCAACCCTACTTCCACTCCCGCCTCCGATTCCTCCGCCCCTCCACCCGCCGGAATAATAAAGCGAGATTGGCTCCTCAAGCACCGCACCAAAATCCCCGCCGTCGTCGCCGCCCTCCTCTCATCGGATCGGGTCACTGGCGACCCTGCTCAGTGGCTCCAACTCTGCTCCGACCTCGACGGCCTCAAAGCCCTCCTCCGCGGCAGAAACATCAAGCtggtcgtcgtcgtcgtctACTCCAATCCCAGCG ATGAAATCTCGGAGGATCAGATGGTGGCTGTGCGGAAGCGCGCGGAGGTGGATGCCAAGTATCTTCTCACGTTTTACCGCAACCCAGATGGCGGCAGCGATGGTTCTCAGTTCAAAGAGTCTCTCCATAGACTGGGAAGCGTGTTTGCAGAGCTGGCCGGATTGTATTACAGAGACGAAGGACGAAGGGTTAGAGCTCGCATTGAGAGGAAGTCTTCCAATCCGGCTGACCTCAACATTCGCTATTCCTTCAAA GTTGCTGTGTATGCTGAGTTCAGAAGAGATTGGGTTGAAGCTTTGAGGTTTTATGAGGATGCTTATCACACCCTTCGGGAG TTAATTGCTGGGGCATCAAGTAGTGTGTCGGCGATTCAACGGTTAGTTGAGATAAAAACTATTGCGGAGCAAttgcattttaaaatttcaaccTTGTTATTGCATGGTGGGAAGATTGTCGAAGCAGTTGTGTGGTTCCGCCAGCACAATGCTTCATACAGAAAGCTCATAGGAGCACCAGAAGCTATATTTCTTCACTGGGAGTGGATGGGTAGACAGTTCTTGGTGTTTGCTGAATTGTTGGAGACGAGTTCAACAGCCATTCAAAGCATTTCACCTCTTCCTGTAGGCACAGCAGACAGACCTTTGACTGAGTGGGAACTTCAGCCGGCTCATTACTGTCAG TTAGCTGCTCATTACTTGAAGGAGAAGAGATCTTCTTTGGAATTTGCAGTTTCAATGTCAGAAGGTGATATCGATTGCAGTGCTGAATCTGTGGTACCTTCGTCTTATTTGGGTCAGTTTGCTCGCTTAATTGAGCAAGGAGATACATTTGTCATGCAACC CCTTACTGATGAAGAGTACATGCGTTATGCTATTTCTGAAGGAAAAAGGTTCCAAGATTCCTTTGAAATTATTGCTTTACTAAAAAAATCTTGTGAATCATACAATAATCGCAAAGTCAGGAGAATGGGCTCATTTTGTGGATTCCAGATGGCTAGAGAATATTATGCTCTAGGTGATTTTAGCAATGCGAAACAGCTTTTTGATGACATTGCAAGTCTATACAGACAAGAGGGTTGGGTCATTTTGTTGTGGGAGGTATTGGGTTATCTGCGTGAATGTTCAAAGACAGAGAGTAAAGTTAAAGATTTTATGGAGTACTCCCTTGAAATGGCTGCGCTCCCTATATCAGCTGATACTGGTATCCAGTCTTTCCGATTTGAAGAATCTGGTCCTGCTGGGCCTGCGACTCTCCAACAAAGAGAAACAATACACAAAGAAGTTTTTGGTCTTGTTAGTGGAGAACTGAGATTGGCATCAACTGAAAATGGTAATGATCTGAAAGTATCTGGTGAAAGTCCACTTCACCTTGAAGTTGATCTTGTCAGTCCCCTCAGATTGGTACTTCTAGCTTCAGTTGCTTTTCATGAACAAATAATTAAGCCTGGCTCATCCACATTGGTTACGCTGTCGCTTCTGTCACAGTTACCCCTTAATTTCGAGATTGATCAGTTAGAAGTCCAGTTCAATCAGTCTGACTGTAACTTCATCATCATGAATGGCAAAAGGCCTCATGTAGTTGACGTGAGTGATGGCCAACCGGGTCGCCGGGTAGAGACTGCTCCTTCTTTGGCACTTTCTACAAATAAGTGGCTGCGATTGACATATAACATCAAATCTG ATCAAAGCGGAAAGCTTGAATGCATATCTGTTATTGCAAAAATAGGACCCCACTTCACAATCTGTTGCAGAGCTGAAAGTCCTGCTTCAATGGATGAATTGCCTCTTTGGAAATTTGAAGATCGCGTGGTCACCTATCCAACCAAGGACCCTGCTCTGGCATTCTCTGGTCAGAAGGCTACTCAGGTTGAAGAGTCAGACCCAGAAGTGGATCTTAGTTTAGGGTCTGCCGGCCCTGCACTTACTGGAGAGAGCTTCATAGTACCTGTTACTGTTACATCCAAGGGCCATGATGTTAATTCTGGTGAGTTGAAAATCAATCTGGTGGATGTAAGGGGAGGTGGTTTGTTTAGTCCAAGGGACACGGATCTATCTACTGATAGTCATCATGTTGAACTTCTTGGTATTGCTGGACCAGACGGAGGAGATGAATCCCAACTGAACACTGATGAAATCAAGAAAATTCAACAGTCTTTTGGATTGGTTTCCGTTCCTGCTCTCAAAAGTGGAGACTCGTGGTCTTGCAAATTGGAAATCAAGTGGCACAGACCGAAACCAATTATGCTCTATGTATCTTTGGGTTATTCTCCAGATAACAATGAAAACACTCAAAAGGTAAATGTCCACAAGAGCTTGCAGATTGAAGGAAAGAATGCAATTACAATTAGCCATCGCTTTATGCTTCCCTTCCGGAGGTATCCATTGTTACTTTCTAGGATAAAGCCAGGTCCTGATTCTGACCTGTCAGCATCAATGCCTTTAAACGAAACAAGTGTACTAGTTGTTAGTGCTAAGAACTGCTCCGATGTGCCGCTTCAGTTGCTATCCTTATCTCTTGAAGCAGATGATAATGATGGCACCGAAAGGTCATGTTCTGTGAAACATGGAGGTCAGGACCTCTTAGACCCTGCCCTTCTAGTTCCAGGAGAAGAGTTCAAGAAGGTTTACACTGTCACTTCTGAGATGAATTCTTCAAAGCTCAGGTTAGGTAATGTGTGCCTTAGATGGAGAAGGGATTCCGGGACTGCAGTGGAACATGGTTCTACGGCTTCAGTTTTAACTACACACAGACTTCCAGATGTTAATCTAGAGTTGTCGCCTCTTGTTGTGAGTTTGGAATGTCCTCCTTATGCGATCCTCGGAGATCCTTTCACGTATTTTGTTAAAATACAGAACCAGACTGAATTGCTTCAGGAGGCCAAAATTTCATTAGCAGATGCACAAAGTTTTGTGTTAGCTGGGTCTCACAATGACAGCATCTTTATTCTTCCAAAATCTGAGCACATCGTCCGATACAAGCTTGTTCCACTTGCCTCAGGCGCACAACAGCTACCGAGATTCACGTTAACATCAGTTAGATATTCAACGGGGTTTCAGCCCTCAATTGCTGCATCGACAATTTTTGTATTTCCTTCTAAGCCTCATTTCAAGATGGCTGCTGTGGGAGATGATAGGATGGAATCAGTGGTGGCTGAATGA